In a single window of the Streptomyces cinnabarinus genome:
- a CDS encoding ribose-phosphate diphosphokinase — translation MTGIKTTGEKKMMFFSGRAHPELAEEVAHQLGVGVVPTKAFDFANGEIYVRYQESARGADCFVIQSHTAPINQWIMEQLIMIDALKRASARSITVIVPFYGYARQDKKHRGREPISARLIADLMKTAGADRILTVDLHTDQIQGFFDGPVDHLFALPLLADYVGRKVDREKLTVVSPDAGRVRVADRWCDRLGAPLAIVHKRRDKDVANQVTVHEVVGEVKGRVCVLVDDMIDTGGTICAAADALFAHGAEDVIVTATHGVLSGPAADRLKNSRVSEFVFTNTLPTPGELADDLDKLTVLSIAPTIASAVREVFEDGSVTSLFDEQ, via the coding sequence GTGACCGGGATCAAGACGACCGGCGAGAAGAAGATGATGTTCTTCTCCGGCCGCGCCCACCCCGAGCTTGCCGAGGAGGTCGCCCACCAGCTGGGTGTCGGGGTCGTCCCGACGAAGGCCTTCGACTTCGCCAACGGCGAGATCTACGTCCGCTATCAGGAGTCGGCGCGTGGTGCGGACTGCTTCGTGATCCAGAGCCACACGGCTCCGATCAACCAGTGGATCATGGAGCAGCTGATCATGATCGACGCGCTGAAGCGCGCGTCGGCCCGTTCCATCACGGTCATCGTGCCGTTCTACGGTTACGCCCGGCAGGACAAGAAGCACCGTGGGCGTGAACCGATCTCGGCGCGTCTGATCGCGGACCTGATGAAGACGGCCGGTGCCGACCGCATCCTCACGGTCGATCTGCACACCGACCAGATCCAGGGCTTCTTCGACGGCCCGGTGGACCACCTGTTCGCGCTGCCGCTGCTGGCGGACTACGTGGGCCGCAAGGTGGACCGCGAGAAGCTGACGGTGGTCTCCCCGGACGCCGGCCGGGTGCGGGTCGCCGACCGCTGGTGCGACCGGCTCGGCGCGCCGCTGGCGATCGTGCACAAGCGGCGCGACAAGGACGTGGCCAACCAGGTGACCGTCCACGAGGTCGTCGGTGAGGTCAAGGGCCGGGTGTGCGTGCTGGTCGACGACATGATCGACACCGGCGGCACGATCTGCGCCGCGGCGGACGCGCTGTTCGCGCACGGCGCGGAGGACGTCATCGTGACGGCCACGCACGGTGTGCTCTCCGGCCCGGCCGCGGACCGGCTGAAGAACTCCCGGGTCAGCGAGTTCGTCTTCACCAACACCCTGCCGACGCCGGGTGAGCTGGCGGACGACCTCGACAAGCTCACGGTCCTCTCGATCGCCCCGACGATCGCGAGCGCGGTGCGCGAGGTGTTCGAGGACGGTTCGGTGACGAGCCTGTTCGACGAGCAGTAA